The Xiphophorus couchianus chromosome 14, X_couchianus-1.0, whole genome shotgun sequence genome includes a region encoding these proteins:
- the LOC114157147 gene encoding GTPase IMAP family member 7-like isoform X1, with amino-acid sequence MGPKLKVKCGTALSLERDTQYLQTQQLTTRSPRYQLLFVMAGSSKTKIVLLGKTGSGKSGLGNTILGEDLFKENMSPNSETDECQVESKHINGAPVKVIDTPGFFGNNTDEEKVKTEILKCIEMAAPEIHAFLIVLNVGRYADQEKDVINKIKEYFSDEALKHAVVVFTHGDQLREGQKIEDFIKENRDLRKLVEKCGSRCHVVDNKYWKDQQDGYRSNRFQVDQLLNTIEKMKSEQGGYTSILLQEVGKVKKMIKDKLRSFAKHSLQAVRKVKEAIPWGQILKVSAGATVGMVLGAFLGAFICKPLPRVGAVGGAVGGGAAGAAVAYNSETVTDTVVNITKIFFQVGREMLSISCCVNDPNSSGQKKLKLKPE; translated from the exons ATGGGAccaaaactgaaagtaaaatgtgGAACAGCTTTAAGTCTAGAGAGAGACACTCAGTACCTACAAACCCAACAACTGACTACACGATCTCCACGCTATCAGCTCCTCTTCGTCATGGCGG GATCAAGTAAAACAAAGATAGTCCTGCTGGGGAAAACTGGCAGTGGGAAGAGCGGCCTTGGAAACACCATACTGGGAGAAGATCTGTTTAAGGAAAACATGTCTCCAAACTCTGAGACAGATGAATGCCAAGTTGAATCTAAACATATCAACGGAGCTCCTGTCAAAGTCATCGACACGCCCGGCTTCTTTGGAAACAATACGGATGAAGAGAAGGTGAAGACTGAAATTCTGAAGTGTATCGAAATGGCCGCGCCTGAGATTCACGCGTTTCTCATTGTGCTGAATGTGGGACGATACGCAGACCAGGAGAAGGATGtcatcaataaaataaaggaatatttcTCAGATGAGGCTCTGAAACACGCTGTGGTCGTGTTCACGCATGGCGATCAGCTGAGAGAAGGGCAGAAGATTGAGGATTTTATTAAAGAGAATCGTGATCTGAGAAAGCTGGTGGAGAAGTGTGGAAGCAGGTGCCACGTTGTGGATAATAAATACTGGAAAGATCAGCAGGACGGCTACAGGAGCAACAGGTTCCAGGTGGACCAGCTTCTCAACACaatagagaaaatgaaaagcGAGCAGGGCGGCTACACCAGCATCTTACTTCAAGAGGTGGGGAAAGTGAAAAAGATGATAAAAGACAAGCTACGCAGCTTCGCCAAACACTCACTTCAAGCAGTGAGGAAAGTGAAAGAAGCAATACCCTGGGGGCAGATTTTGAAGGTATCAGCTGGAGCTACAGTAGGAATGGTGCTGGGAGCATTTCTTGGTGCTTTTATATGCAAACCACTTCCACGTGTTGGTGCAGTTGGTGGGGCAGTGGGTGGTGGCGCAGCTGGAGCAGCTGTAGCTTACAACAGTGAAACAGTAACAGACACTGttgtaaatataactaaaatatttttccaggtCGGAAGGGAAATGCTGAGCATATCATGCTGTGTAAACGATCCAAACAGTAGTGGACAGAAGAAGCTAAAGTTGAAGCCTGAATAA